A region of the Dasypus novemcinctus isolate mDasNov1 chromosome X, mDasNov1.1.hap2, whole genome shotgun sequence genome:
acTTTCTGATAAACTGAGAATTAAGAAGAAACCCATGTTTTggtttatttccatcttttctgttgaaaaatatgaaatatgcaCCAGTCCATTTTCCTTGCAAATGTAAAGAATCTAACAAACTGTTCTGAGTGTTTGACTCAGTGCTAGAGACCTTGGTTTGAATTCTATCATAGCTTATCACCTATGCGATCTTAGCCAGGTTATTTAACCTCTTTGtatcttggtttcctcatctccaAAATAGCGATAATCATAATTCATGCATATTGTTTAGCACAGTATTTGACAGAAAATTTTAGCTGTTACCACTATCACTGTTTACTGTTGTTAACTTTAAAGCACCATACTAGATGCAGTGGGGGAAACAAGAAAAGTAGGAGACCCAGTTGGAGACTTCAAGTGCTTACTGTTCAGGTAAGGGGCATGAGAATTACATCCACCAAACAGTTAAGTTTCAGTGGCAGGCCGTAAGTTGTGAAGGTTTTTGTAAAATGAATGATCCCTACTTCAGCCCTATAGGGGTTCAGGGAAGGGAGGCAACAGctgaaaaagagaaggagaaggtaggaggaggggtgaaaggaggaagaaaaggtgAGATACAGACAAGCCCTGAATAATCAGCTGATGAGGAAGGGGGACGGGAATAACACAACCAAAGGCAAAGGTCAGAAATGAACATGGCATGTTCTGGGGATTCACTCCCCAGATTCTGTTGCTAGGTCTGTAGCTGGAAAATATGTTGGCAATTAAACTGAATGTGTGCTGACTCCTGGGACTAAATCGTTATAAAAAGCATATCATAATGAAAACAacatggcggcagacttggcccagtggttagggcatccgtctaccacatgggaggtctgcggttcaaaccccaggcctccttgacccgtgtggagctggcccatgtgcagtgctcaagcacgcaaggagtgccatgccacgcaggggtgtcccccgtgtaggagagccccacgctcaaggagtgcgccccgtaaggagagccacctagcgggaaagaaagtgcagcctgcccaggaatggcgccgcacacacggagagctgacacacaagatgacgcagcaaaaagaaagacagattccggtgccgctgacaacaacagaagcagacaaagaagacgcagcaaatagacacagagaacagacaaccggggtggggggggggggggaatggtgagagaaataaataaatcttttaaaaaaataaaaaaataatgaaaacaacagaaagaaagaaaaaaaattagaaagaaaaagaaaagactctTTCCTGGTGGTTTGCCTTTTCCTGCAATAAATATACAGTACTGATGAACTGAGGTTCCTTGTTAATGCAATTCCATTTAATTGAGATATTGATGTATAATATGACTAGACTACCAGTTATGAAGGAGAACAAGTGATGCTTGTGCAAAGGTCCATGGCATGTCAAGGGGGCAATTAATAGAGTGTTCAAAATGCCATTTGAATTTTGCCTGTGGATTGAGGCTTTTCCATGTTCTTGGGGGAGGAAAGGATGAAGAGAAGCAGGGTGAGGCAAATGGACTTTGATTTCTGGCCATGGTTTTTGCTGCTACTCTTGGAGAGTGACTTCATTACTATGAACATGATTTCCTCATCTCTTCACATTCCACACATTGACCTGGAATTCAGCTAGTGTCTAGTCTCCTTGTTTCCTGTTGGGAAGGAATGGATTGAAGGATTTTAAACTGAGGGTTAAATGGAGTTTTGAACTGAAGAATGAACAGGTTTGGCCACAGAGATGCCCCAAAGCCTAAGCCTTTATGTAAAATATGCATCAGAAAAACCAATTTAGCACCTTACACTATTTCTGACTTCCTGTTGGAGATGAGGTTTCAATGTGGTGGGTaggcccatggaattcactggacATTCCTAGACATTACTTCTGgttaaagtgaagaaaaagacCCATCCTGGATGTTTCTTGGAGAGTTGGAGCTGGAGACCTGGGCCAGGGACAGTAACATTGTAGGACCCACTCCCTGTCctggttttctctctttcctcaggaGAATTCAAACCTGTCAAGACCCTGTAATGTGGGTGACctgttaaagaaaaagaaaggtagggaggagaagaaaagagaaagtgcaGCTTTACTTTACCTTATGATCGGGCTTTGGGGAGATGTTAGGGGCTTATTTGCATATGAACCCTCCCAGAGGCACTACTCTGTTGCTGTCCCTGCTCACCATCCAATTCCTTACACCCCAGCAACAGTTTGGGGCCCAGCCATTGGCATGGATTTCTTCTTCCTTAGGTTGCCACAGCCTCCTTTTCCACTCCagactttaaacattttttgctTCATCTCTTTATCTCCCTTGTTCAAGGATAACCGGTTAGAGACTCTTCCTTGGTCTCTACCCTGCCTCTGTTCCCTACCTCCACAAACCAATATTCTTGCACAGGCATAGAAAATCATGTTCCAATTCTGCAGTTCTCATAAAGGCCCTAGTTTTTTCTGGAGGCTGTGCTTTGGAGGGGTCCAGGTTTATCAATTATGCTGTCCATGCCTGTATGACACCTCTTCAATCATTTGTGTCCCCTTGTTTGTGAAGCACAACAGAGTGTGCTTTCAGAAGAAGTCTTTTATATTCCTAGAGTCTAAAAATATTTGCATGTAAATGTTGGGAATACAGATAGTCTCTTTAAGATCTATTCGTTGCATGGGGGTGGGTATACAGCCCATTGGGGtgcatttgaaaattaaatttacaCCATTGCACCTTGGTTCCCTGCCCACAGCTCTGAGCTGACATCTGAGGAGAGTGTGACATTGATGAAGGCAAACTGCAAAtaaccacattttaaaatgaatgctAATTGCATAATGACAGTTTCCAAACTATTAGACTTAGCCTACTTTACAAAAAGTTAATTCAACACAAGCCCAGAACTGGCTGTTGCTTATGTATTGTGCTGCCACTTGGCAGGCACCACTTTGGTAGGGGATTGGGGGAAATGAGAGTTATTGTAGTGGAAGCACGCTTGGCCTTTTGTGAGGAGGGTACAAATTGCATCACTCTCTCAAGGCCCTGCAGTTCAGCTTTCAAGAGTGGacaccagggaagcagacttggcccagtggttagggcatccatctaccacatgggaggtccgcggttcaaaccccgggcctccttgacccgtgtggagctggcccatgcgcagtgctggtgcacccaaggagtgccttgccacgcaggggtgtcccccatgtaggggggccccatgcgcaaggagtgcgccctgtaaggagagccgcccagcgtgaaaagaaagtgcagcctgcccaggaatggcgccgcccacacttcccgtgccgctgacgacaacaaaagcagacaaagaaacaagacgcagcaaatagacaccaagaatagacaaccaggggagggggagaattaaataaataaataaatctttaaaaaaataaaagacgacgcagcaaacagacacagagaacagacaactggagtgggaggggaaggagagagaaataaataaaaaatacatctttaaaaaaatatataaagctttCTTTCTCCTAGAATAGTTCATAACTTCTTCCTGCTTTATTTGAACATGAAATTTACTACTGTGAAAGCTCACTGGCATTTGCTCTTCAATGTGAAATAACTTTAGAAAGCAAGAGCAGCCCCAGAATTTTTAATTACTGTAAAATGCTGAAACTACTGTACTCCTTTTGAATTAAAACTGACATCTACTAAGATCACCTCTTGAGTGAGCATAGTTGCTGATGGccagtttctaaatatttttcataaatcaAACTAATTTCCttatattagaaaaattaattttcatctaTGCCTTAGGAATATTTGAAATCCACTTTAGGAGATAGACTCTTTGTGGAATTACTTTTAGAAGAACTCTCTCTTTTAAAACCTAGACTGAGGGGAAATTATTATCTGCAGAAATGTTTTATACAGTTCTGCCCTCATCCCACCACCTTGCCTTAATTCATCTGACTCCTGGAAGTAGATGTAATTGAAAAATAGCATATATGTCTCTTGATATATTCCCTTATGGGAAAGGgtattcacttttaaaataataatcaaactttatttcaaaataaaaaaatgaaacaacatacaaaaggcagctcaacaaattatggaagtattactcctaaaaagttctgtccaggcacttgtACCTCATCTAATCCCAACAACATAttcaattgttcctccagtgttcaggaagatacacagatgaacacagattagttaaataacATAGTCAACGTTATTAATGAAgtagatgaagaagagaaaaaatgctgaAAAAGAGTAAAAGGgtgttcacttttttcttcttctttttccaggTAGCGGATATAACAAAAGTGTACTCAGTTTGTGGCAGATTGGTTATGAGGGTTAAGTGCAGGATTTGTTCTGAATACCGTTTGACTATGAGTCTCAGGAAGACAAGGTTGGACAGGGTCCTGGAACTTTTATTTATGCGGTCTTTATAGTTCCAAGAGGTCTTAAAGCACTGAGAGACCTAGTGTTTAATAAGGCAAGGGGGGTCAGCACTAGGCAACATCATCCGGTAAGGATAACAAAGGGCATGCATAGGTGCATTCCTGGAAGTTCATTGCTCCCAACAGTGGCTGTGGGCTCTGGGATGATGATGACCTCCTCTGTGCACAAGTCTCACATCACGGGCAACCTCTTTGCTGACTTTGACATCCATACATGTGGacagaagagagaaatgaaaaccataGGACAATGTGGCAAAAAGTAGGCTTTCCCAAGGAAAGAAAGGTTTCCCTTCAAACTGCTGTGAAACTTGTCTTTGATACCCACCCCTGCCACCCTATTCCACCTGTCCCATGAAGAAATTCTGATCTAATTATAACAACTTTGTCTAAAGCCGTTGAAACCACTTCATAGTATGACCATGTTCATAAAATCATTCACATTGCCCAAGATTGCTCAAAAGCAAATAATTTACTAAAAAGAACTTAATACTGAAAAAAGTGGGTTTGGCCTCCCCCCTCCACCTCCTTACTCCCCGTTTTTGATGCTTTCTCAACTGGCCATTTCATATGAAGAAGATAGCATGAACAAAGCAAAGGTCTTACTGCTTCTTTTCATTGAGTGATTATTCTGGAATGTTGCTCAGGGACCACCTATTGCTTCCAGCACTACTCAACCAAAGAGTTCCCTTTCAGTGTTCAGTCAGAAGAAACCAGGTTTCTCTCAAGGATGGTGAAGGTGACAAAATACACTTGAAGGTATGATAGTGTTTCTGAGCTACAATAATATGCTCACCTGGGCTGGAGTGGGGAAGAAAGGGGTGAAGAGCCTCTTTCTGTTCATGGAGGAAATAGGGTATTGATTCTGTACCCCTATCTCCTCTGCAAAAATGAAGGGTGGTGAACTGAATTTGAAAATCCAGGTAAACGTTTGCTCCACCTTCCCATAAAGCCCTGTGAGTAGCTTCTTAGTTAGATTTCCTTAGAGTCCAGGATTGTGCCTGAATTTGTCAGAGTATGAATACAGCTTGGCCCTGGCTTGAAACAGTTCTCTCATTAGGGACATACCCCATCCCATTTTGTGGAAATATATAGTTCCAGGGGGCCAGAGTGGGAGTGAAGATGAGGAGAAAGAAATGCTTGAGTCAGTGTAAATCCCTCATAGACACTTGCCAAACTTCTGTGATGTGAAGGATGTTACCTCATGAAAGGAGCCCTCCTCGCCATACTGCTTGAATGGCTTTCCCCTTAGCAAATCCCATCCAAACCTTAATAAACCTATTTGGCACaccaaaaaatagatatatactGTTAATTCACATCTTTTATTGAAAACACAAAAATGTGccctaaaagaaaaacagaacactAACTTTGTTCCTTTATTCAATTCATTCAACAGGTTTTGGTTTCTTAATGTTGTGCTATGCCCAATTTGTATCTGACagaaaaagtttggaaaaactGTTATAGAGACCATATCTTAGAAATTAGAACCTGTGAACTGACCATTGACTACAGGAGCCCAGGCCATGCCTCCAGAAGCCAGGCCAAAGGGAGGCACAGGGGCCGTGGGTGGTACAGGCACACTAGGTGGCCTAGGAGCTCCGAGCAGCCCTTGTGGCACAGGTAGCCCAGATGGCCCAGGTGGACATGGCAATAGAGGAACACACGTCCAAGTAGGCTCCAGAACAGGCATGGCATTATAGGGCCCATTTAAGAACTCCACGGGTTGACCCATGGTGACTGGGGGAATGTTTCTGCGCTGTAGTGCCCTCTGGTGCCTCCTCCATTTGGCCCTTCTGTTCTGAAACCACACCtttgcaaggaaaaaaaatagtttagtATATTGAACATTTAATGTCATATaagaaaaacacaacatacaACTCTATATGCCATTGAGATTTTCAAATGGAACAGGGGAAGCGATCCCTTTATTACTAAAATATCTTAGGAAAGTTAatgccacatccactcccttcagCTAACCCTTAATGAGCTAAGCCTAGCCCAGAGGTTGGCAcaatgctctctctctctccttcttcttctgCTACTCTTTAATGATTTTTAGGTCATGGATGCAGATCCAGCTGATGTTCTCTGCTTTTAATGCTATACCTGGtaagaagatatatgaatattGGTACCCTGACAGTTAACCATCAGCTCTCTAGctgcctctgccccctccccactaGGGACAGTGTCACCCTGGTTGTGGGGGAAGTTGAGCATGATGGTGGGCTCATTAAAGTTAATACTGAGGGGAACGGTCCCCCTATTTGAAAAACCCATCTTCAGACCAAAGTAATTCATCAATAGGAGTGTGTCAGATTTTCAGACAGGTTTTCTTCAACAAAAGGTCATTCATCCTCTGAAACATCTGAGTATTAAAAAAGATAGTATGGCAAGGGAGGTTTGGTCAGAGGGCCCAGGGAGTTTGTGATTTGTCTTGCTGAGACACAAGAACTGCTGAAATCCTGGACATTGCCCTGATATTTTAGCTTTAGTGTTAAGGAAAATTTAGCCTAACTGGGTCCAAACTCACTTTCAAAACTCTTTTCCCAGACAAGAGTTTGAGCATACCATCGTCACCATTGTCAATTCTGGATGCTCCAATCTGTCCCACCCTCCAAACCTTCCTGGGTTGAGGACACAGTCTGTTTATTCTGCTCTAGCTACAGTTCTAGGATCCTGGACCGTAGGTGCCATTGCCCTGTGTGGTGGGGCACCCTAGGCCCTGCCAGCCCTACTCCATAACCTGGAAATCCCAATCCCACAATTCATTCCTAAGGCAGGGGAGTCCAACTAGGCATTTTGAGAAGATGGTCAACATCAGTATAGGGGAGGGAGCACAAAAAATCTCCTCTGTAAATGCCTGCCAacgatttaaaaaaataaattccaaactcCAGTCAATTAGAACTTCACTCTCCTCTTAACATTCTACTTAATGAATTTTTCACTGTATTTAATCCTTTTGGAAGTTCCCAAAGGTGCACACTGTGAGACCAAGGGCCTCCTCTTCTTGCCTGATGGCTCATTTTCACTTACTCATCTTAGAAGTTAGAATCTTTCTGTGGCATAAAGATATAGTCTAAAGGCCAGCGTAACAGAGTTTACTTGGGAGGGATTCAAACATACCAATGTCATATCTCCCTAAACATAACCAAAACCCACAGTACACTGTGGTGTGGGCTGATATCTGGTTCATCTTCCCATAAAACAGGTCTACTATAGTTGCATAAGAGAGGACAGAGATCATTTATTAGAAGTTTCTTGGGGAAGTTCATGCTGTAGAGtttggaagtagatgagaatACTGTCTTTTTATTTGTCTTGTGCCTCATTTCCCCTTCAGAAATCTATTGAGAGCACTAAGCAAATAAACCCAGAGAGGTGGAAACACAACTCACCAAACCTTAAGTTTTTTCCCCTCTGAGAAAATGGAGGTCTTGTCCTCCCAATCTGAAGCCAGGCCTGACTGCTGGCCCAACTTGTGGCATTAGGTTACCAGCACTCAGGGGCCTGCTTTTAGGCTACGTTTCTGGATACCACCATCAGATATGCAGCCCTTTTCCATCACTGCGGTCAGACATGCACTAAGGTAAAAGCTAATAAGCccatccttatttatttttttttgcgggggtggggggtggcgggggaTCACTTCCTTGATGCAACTTATGATTTTCTGTGATCTCAAATAGGCATCATTTGATCTCTTGACCTAAAATTAGTCATCACttcctgaataaatgaaaaagtatttcAAATTAACACAGGTTAAGAATCTggccagaactgagagcagcccTTCAACCAAATCCCACAAAACCCACCTTCTTAGGATAATAccactaaaaaggaaaaataaaccctTAGATGGTAAAAATTTCTCAAATGAACATTCACTTATGCATTTGGTAATTTCATAAAGTTGAATTTGTATGGCAACTGCCATGCATAAAGTTTAACTGTATACAATTCTTCTCTAACCTTTCCACCCTTCTTAGGTCAGTGGAACTTcactaaaaaatgtttttttggtttcattttttagaCAGATTTCCAAAGCTTGAAAACCTTTCCCCATTACCACCATGATGTGAcaattttagcaatgttttcaggatgacacaacaaagtattccagaaaattaaaatttagggcTGCTATTCTCTATATTACTTTACAAAACACTTAAACAACAGCAGGAGGACCAGGTACTTGGACTTTGAAGCCATCTCCCCCCATCAGCCTCAGTTTAACTAAACATACATTAGTTAATCATGTACCATATTCCGCGTGTGAATTAGTCCCTCACCCCAATGTCTAAATATTGATAAATTCACTCATTTAGCTAAGAGCTTATGcctggttttaaatattttaaataatttatacaGTTGAACTGTTTTATAGCCAAGCTCTTCAGTGCCTGAATTTGAATGCCTCTCAGAGGACTGAGCCCCAGGTATGACTCTGAAGAATATGAACTTTATtggtttatatacatatatacacatacacatgtgtatacatgtgcatgattatatatgtacacacacatgcacacatatacacgtACTGCGACACACAGGAGTAGAAGTTTAGGGAATTGTATTTCCTATAGTAATGGGCAATTTCCATAAGCTTGAGTTTACTTATCCCATTTTCCCACCCCCAAGACCACCAATGTTTAAAACTTATTTGCCAAACACGGAAAAGACAACAAAATCACACTGACTTGAGAATGTCCAGGACAAAACCACCCAAGTCCTGAAGCATGTTTTAGAATGGCGGCCCTGCCAAATTGCTTTTTCAAGATTTACTGACCTGCACTCTGATGTCAGTCAAATTCAGGCGTCTTGCAAGCTCctctctgggggggggggggggggggggaggatcaCAAATGTTCAGTATTTAGACttgaggatgaaatgaaatcTATGGATATACATTTCatgtttgtttaaaattttctgtcCCCCTTCCTCATACAATTTTCTGTAATAGAGCTAGCAGCTCCTTTTTGGGAGGGTTTTCCCATAGATAACTTACCTGTTACAAAAGATGAGAAAAGGGAACACATGTAAAAGTGTCTGGAAGCGTGTGTCTTAGTCAAATGTGACTCAATCACTTTTTCTGCTTGTGGAACAGCAAAGAACAACTCTAGAAATATTTTCTTAGGCGGCCCCTccgtgaaaataaataaaacgcCAGAACACCTTTAAAAGCAGTGTTTTGAACCAGAGTATATCTGTTTATTGTAAAAGGGAGAGAGGTGGACTCTCAAGAAGGAAACTCCAAACCATGAGCCTAAGGAAAGTTCTTCTTTGCTCTTTGGGGGTGAAGGATGAATGCAAGAGAATCAGAAACGGCACCTTCAAATCCCACACGGATCAGTCCTGGTCCCCCATCTCTGCCCGACCAGAATAAGCCCATCCCTTTGTATATTCAGCGGACTGAAACTACCAGGGCTCCGGGGTCCCGCGGTTTTGTGAAGATCCAGGCTATATAGCCTGATTGGAAAACTGCACTCCACGTGGCAGTGCTGGGACTAGGGTGAGGCTAGTGAGGCACTCGCTCACAAAATTTAAAAGGCACTAAAAAAACCTCATGAATCAAAATAAGTAATATTCTAAtacaatactttaaaatattaaaacccaCGATGAATAGTGTCAAAATTTCAAGTAGACAGCATCCGACCTTGCCTCACTCGCCTCCCCTTAGTCCCGCTGCTGTCTCACAGCCCTTCAAGCCCAAAGCCGTCATTCCAAATCTGGAGACCAAGGACGGGTCATCTAGTTGATTTTTTAGCTCAGGTAATGAAAGAAGGGCCCGGGGAGAGTTTCAGTGCCGGCCagggctgagctggagccctgtgGAGAATTGTGCAAGCCTCTTACCGTAAGGACAAGCCGGGGTATTGAACGTGATGGAAAACGCTCTCCAACTCCTGTACCTGCGACGGGGTATACGCGACGCGCAAGCGGCGCTTCCTTTCCTCACTGGGCTGTGGCTCCACCGCCGCCGGGGCAGCCGGCTCCTCCTGCCTTGGCTCCTGCCTTGGCTCTAGCTCTTGGCGGCCGGAGTCCCCCAGGCTTTCGTCGACCAAAAGGCCAAGAACTCCTGCGCCCAGGTAACCTGCTGCTGCTCCCTGTTGAAGTTCGGCCCGTGTTTCCTTCTCACCTTCTGTTAAAATCGTCGAGGTCAGGGTACATGTCGCATctgggaaaggaggaaaataaaaagagagaccaAGGCGTTGGAGCCCACGATGCGTGGGCAGGAGAAGGCGAGGGAACGTGACGGAAGAGCAGCGGCGGCGGCCGCGCAGCGTCTGGTCCACTCGCCTCTCCCAAGTAAAGTTCGTTTCTTGGATTTCGACGAAGCACGTGTCCCCGTCCAGCCAGGCACTGACCATACAGGTCTTTGTAAACTCCCAGGTTGCTGTAGCCGGTGTCATAATAGCTGCACCCGGGTTGAGGCTCCATTTTCGAAGGGCTGTCGTCAAAGATGTGACGCTCCGCCGATTCTGCGGTGGGGTCCGCCGCGATCCGCGAAACGGGATTTAGTGGCACGGCCGGATCCTTTTCCGGTGCCGGGATCTCTGAGAACGCTGAGATAAGGCCTTGCGTCTTATATAGAGGTACGGTGCCTTCCGCCAGTCTAATGCGTACACGCTCCCGCCCCTTAGACGCCCACATTAGCATTCGCTTTACATCTAGTTGGTGTGGGTGGGACCCGAAGGGGGCGCTCACGCGGGAGTGTAAATAAAATAGGGCGAGTTAATGTGAGAATGGCGTCGGTAGTGGGTATGCTGGTGGGAGAGACCGTGGCCCCGACTTGCAGCTTAGTTGACTACTCTCGAGTCGGGCGGGGTGCCTGATTGGAAGAAGGGATTGGGCAGGATTATGAAATTATATTTGGGGGCGGGAAGGGGGCTCCTACTAGCTCCTAGATTTCTTGGAGAAGTGTGTGGTGAATGTTCCTCCGCCCAGCCCTCGTGTTAGGCAGCCCGCGCAAGGCGCTGCGCCCGTTACTTCTCTAGAGGAAAAGCCCCAGAAATAGGGTTGTGGAAAGCACGGAGTCCTCAGCAGCGCAATTCACGGTAACTAAGGGATAAAACTTTGGTTTTATTCCGTTCGCCCCCAAAATCTGTACTAGTGATTAAAACGAAATGATTAGGGAGCGGGCTgcttactgttttttgttttttttttgtttttttgccaccACCTTGAAATCAGAGCCTGCCGTGCATCCCGGGGGGTGGGAGCTTGGGGCTAGGTTTGCAGAGCAGTCCCGGTGCTCAGGTGTAGGTCCCACGCGCCTCTTTAGAAAGCTCTGAGGACTCCAGATTTTTAGAAGTGAACTCACGTCATAGTGCAAATGTAGAAACCTGCCTTTTGCTTAGTGCATCCAAGAACTCCTACACTACCTGGGCCCCCTTCCTTCGGACCTTGGCGCACTCAACATTTGCCGTTAATTGCAACTTTTGTCTCAGTCCGTTTAGCTTATGCCTAAAGCTCCGCTGTTGCCCAGCCTGTGCCGTAGAACTCGGAGAGTTCCCGCCAGCCTCACAGCCACGTCTTccgccccctccctttttttagAACTATCTTCGTGAACTCTTGCACCCTGTTGATgaggcaattttttttaaaaaaggccagGCCCGGGTAGAAGGGTCTATTGTTCTCTCTCCGAGAGAAGTGTTTGCAGTTGCTCTAGGGCATATTACTATCCTTAATACTTTAAGAAGAGCCTCTAATAATAGGTCCTATGCTTTATGCTATTTTTACCTTCACAATCGCcattattatcatccccattttttacacagaaaactgaGCTCCAGGAAGGCCAGGGAACTTGCCCATGATCACACAACTACTCTGATTACAAAGTCCGTGCACTTTTCACCATACTGCTCCTGCCTTAT
Encoded here:
- the ESX1 gene encoding homeobox protein ESX1 — protein: MWASKGRERVRIRLAEGTVPLYKTQGLISAFSEIPAPEKDPAVPLNPVSRIAADPTAESAERHIFDDSPSKMEPQPGCSYYDTGYSNLGVYKDLYDATCTLTSTILTEGEKETRAELQQGAAAGYLGAGVLGLLVDESLGDSGRQELEPRQEPRQEEPAAPAAVEPQPSEERKRRLRVAYTPSQVQELESVFHHVQYPGLSLREELARRLNLTDIRVQVWFQNRRAKWRRHQRALQRRNIPPVTMGQPVEFLNGPYNAMPVLEPTWTCVPLLPCPPGPSGLPVPQGLLGAPRPPSVPVPPTAPVPPFGLASGGMAWAPVVNGQFTGSNF